The following are encoded together in the Streptomyces sp. NBC_00358 genome:
- a CDS encoding phosphotransferase family protein: MALAWVNQHLDVGERILRTEALHGGITAEMRRLTIGTREAGTRDLVLRTFVDVEHAEDWLHREADALTLLAGTGVPAPGLVAFDPTAAYCEYPSLLMTHLAGRTVLDDEGLETRVPLLARQLVAIHAVRPAERPREYVAWTTADTVVTPEGADAAAWAAAIDVIRRPAPPGEGRFLHRDFHPGNVLFDVPHAQPAGARITGVVDWAAASWGPADLDVAHCSTNLALLHGPAWGPRFAEAYEEAGGVLAAAANERLYWRVRDGLAFSEDLRAAARPWRRAGRTELTTRAVEERLDAYVIALMDELG; this comes from the coding sequence ATGGCCCTGGCTTGGGTGAACCAGCACCTGGACGTCGGCGAACGGATCCTCAGGACCGAGGCGCTGCACGGCGGCATCACCGCCGAAATGCGCAGGCTGACCATCGGCACGCGGGAAGCGGGCACCCGTGACCTGGTGCTGCGGACCTTCGTCGACGTGGAGCACGCCGAGGACTGGCTGCACCGGGAGGCCGACGCCCTCACCCTGCTCGCGGGGACCGGCGTGCCGGCCCCCGGACTGGTCGCGTTCGATCCGACTGCCGCGTACTGCGAGTATCCATCGCTGCTCATGACACATCTCGCGGGCCGGACGGTACTCGACGACGAGGGGCTGGAGACGCGTGTCCCTCTGCTGGCCCGTCAACTCGTGGCCATCCACGCGGTGCGACCCGCCGAGCGGCCCCGGGAGTACGTGGCATGGACGACCGCCGACACGGTCGTGACTCCCGAGGGCGCCGACGCGGCGGCATGGGCCGCGGCGATCGACGTGATCCGCAGGCCCGCGCCGCCCGGTGAAGGGCGATTCCTGCACCGGGACTTCCACCCCGGCAACGTGCTGTTCGACGTACCGCACGCACAGCCGGCGGGCGCCCGGATCACCGGCGTCGTCGACTGGGCGGCGGCCTCCTGGGGCCCGGCGGATCTCGACGTGGCGCACTGCTCCACCAATCTCGCGCTGCTGCACGGCCCGGCCTGGGGTCCGCGGTTCGCCGAGGCCTACGAGGAGGCCGGCGGGGTGCTGGCCGCGGCCGCGAACGAGCGGCTGTACTGGCGGGTGCGGGACGGGCTGGCGTTCTCGGAGGACCTGAGGGCGGCGGCGCGGCCCTGGCGGCGGGCAGGGAGGACGGAGCTGACGACGCGAGCCGTGGAGGAGCGGCTGGACGCCTACGTCATCGCGCTGATGGACGAGCTCGGCTGA